From the Nycticebus coucang isolate mNycCou1 chromosome 13, mNycCou1.pri, whole genome shotgun sequence genome, the window gctcgggaggctgaggcaggagaatcgcataagcccaagagttagaggttgctgtgagccgtgtgacgtcatggcactctacccgagggcggtacagtgagactctgtctctacaaaaaaaaatatgtatatatatgtatatgtatatataggccAGGCGTTgtgactcatgcttataatcccaacagcctgggaggccaaggtgggaagatggcttgagctcaagagtttgagacctgcctgagcaagagtaagatccccctctctattaaaaatcaaaaattatgCAGGCATtttggtgtgcacctgtagtcccagctactcaggatgctgaagcagaaagatcgcttgagcccaggagtttgaggctgcaatgaactatgatggagccactgcactctagctggggacagaatgagactgtctcaaaacaaaaacaaacaaaaaaaccctgcaatATCCATTCCATCTCATGAatgcacattttgtttatccatatGCATCGGTCAATGAATCTTTGGGTCATTGGCACTTCTTGGCTATTATAACTAATGCTGTCGTGAACACTGGTGCACAGGTGTCTGTTAGAGCCCCCTTTCAGGTATACATCTGGGAGTGCGATTGCTGGATTACAGATAATCTTTACATTTTACTGTTTGAGCACATGCTGGACTTATTTCACAGGGACtgcatcattttatttctttttaactttttttttaattttttgcatctAGATATAATGACTTACATATCCACACCATCTTACATTTTTGCCAGCAGCACAGGAGGGTTCCAGTCCTGGTGTCCTTCCCACCACTTCTTGTGTGAAGCAGTtcctgtggttttgatttgcatttccccatgACTAAtgacatgaacattttttcatatgcttgttggtaATCTTTGGAGAATCCTCTACTCAGCTCCCTGGGCTCAGCTCCAGATGTTTAGGAAAAGAGCCAGGAAGTGGGAGGGCGGTGCGGTGCAGGGGCTCCCTGGACACGCCTTCATAGTCAGTTTCACTTTTGGGTCTGGCATTTCTGGGCCACTCACTTGCTAGGCGGATCCCAGGAAGTGCAGACGGGTGACCCTAGTCCTCCAGGCGACCTCACTTTGCTTTGTGGGCCCGGACTTCTCTGCCCCAAGAGTCACGGTGAGCTGCGGAGCCACAGCCCTGGGGTAGGACTGGGAGGGGACGCTGGACCTCTGGGGCTGCCAACTGGCCCCATCACTCTCCCAGGAAGGTTCACTCTCCCAGACGGGTGGGGGGAAGCCTCAGGCCTCTGGGAAGGTTGCCCTTGACTGGCCCAGGTGGTGGGTTTGGGCTTAACACCAAGGTGGGCCCTCAGGTGCCCGGGCTCACCCTGGCATTTCTAAAGGCTCAGGGGCTCGAGGGCTTCCGGGCTTCCTCCAGGAGTGGCTGGCTCCCCATAGCTGCCCAGGCTTGCTTTGGCCTCTGAACCCTGAAGCCTCAGCCCTGGACAGATGGCCCATGGAGCTCCTCAGAGAAGGCCCTAGAGGACAAGGCTGGGATCTGGGGACACTTTGGCTGGGTCTTGGTGGGGGATCCTGTGCCATACCTAGGAAGTGGGAACTTCTGttaccaccccacccccagccctctgAACTCCTATGGGTGGCACATGGATCCAGGAAGCCCCAGCACACAGGCCTTGCCCACCTTTCCTTGATGGGTGAATGGCCCTAAGCCTCCTTGGGCTGACAAAGTCTCAAGGGGTGGCCAAAGTCTGCCATCCCCAAGTCCCAGCACTGACTGTTCCAGGACCTGTTCCCAGTGGCCACAACACAGATGGTAGGAGTGGCCTGAGTCCTGTTGAGGGTGCTGAGTGATGTCCCGGTCTGAAGGTGCTCAGGGTCCTTGGAGAGATGGACACACTGATTCTTTTCTGCTCGGGAGTGTGGGGGCAGGAGCTCTCTGCTCACCAGAGTCCTGGACTGGATGGACAGAGCCACTCTGGAGAGAGCTCTGGCTCGTCCAACCCTGAGAGCACAAAGCCTGACCTAGCTGCCCTCCTCAGGAGCATGGTGTCAGCCTTTGAGGGGATGGTCCGGAGCGTGGTCCGGGAGCTGGACCGCAGTGGGGAGCTCATCCCTGTGGACAGCCTGCAGAGCTCTACTGGCTTCCGGCCCTATCGCCTGGTGAGCAGGAAGCCCTCAAGCTCCTGGTTCTGGAGACCCCGTTACAAGTGTGTCAACCTGTCAATCAAGAACATCCTGGAGCCTGATGCCCCAGAACCAGGTACCCAATCTGATGCTGAGACTGAGCCTGGCAGGGGCTAGTGGAGGACGGGTTGTTGCTGCCCGGCCTGCTGTCTGCGGCTCTGCCAGCTCTCATCTCTGGGCCTCTGGGCCTCTGCTTCCAGAGACAGGACCTTTTCAAAGGTCCCACTCCCCTAGGGGAGGGACAGGGCAGTGGCTGCTGGGACAGCACCTCAGGTCTGGTCTTGCCCCAGGTCTGGAGTGCAGCGGCCCCTTCCTCTTCTATGATGCCATGGACGGGAAGCTGCAGGGCAAGGTGGAGCTGGCAACCCCAGGGCAAGGGAAGATCTCAGGGGGGGCTGCAGTGTCTGGCAGCTCCAGTGCCTCGATGGACGTGTGCACCCTGAGTGTGGACCCCAACACCTGGGAGACCATGCATCAAGAAAGGTGGGCCCCAGAGGCATAGGATCCCTGCTGACTTCAGGAAGCCTCACTCTTGAGGAGGGCCAGATCATGACCTTGGGGCACGAGGACAGCCCTCAAGGCAGCTCGgtacccatagcttagtggttagagtgctggcctcATACATTGGGGCTGTCAGGTTTGAattgggcctgggcctgctaaacaacaatgataacaacaacaacaacaaaaatagccaggcattgtgttgggcgcctgtagtcccagctacttgggaggctgaggcaagagaatcaattaagcccaagagtttgaggttgctgtgagctgtgacaccacgacactctaccaagggctatatagtgagagactgtctcaaaaaaaaaacctcaaagcaaTGTCTCTGCTGGCACCAAGGGCAGGCCCAAAGTCAGAGAAGTGCTGTGGCTGACGGTGTGCTATTGGGGAAGGATGCTGCAAAAGCCATTTGGGGCCTCAGCTGCCAGAATGATATTCCAAGGATTCTCAGGCTGGGCCCGAGAGGTGTGGGAGTCCTTCAGGCTCTGTGGAGAGAGAGTGGAGTAGACACAGGGAAGGGGACTACTAGCTCACAGTGGAAGGTGCTTCCAGGGGTCCACATGAGTCCATTTTTCCCCACTGGGCCttccccctgccctcccttcctccccacacACCGTTGGGAAAGGAGGTGCCCATGCCTGGGCATCTGCAGACTCCTGGGGGCCCCTCTGCCCAAGGGCACAGTAGCTATCAGGGGAGGGACATCTTCCTTGTCCTTCTAAGGCATGTACCCCAATGAGCTTTCTGCCCTTCCGGCCACAGGCGCCTGCGGCAGCCAGAACACAAAGTCCTACAGCAGCTGCGGAGTCGAGGGGACGATGTGTATGTGGTGACAGAGGTGCTGCAGACACAGAGGGAGGTGGAAGTCACCCGGACCCACAAGCAAGAGGGCTCAGGACAGTTTGCGCTATCTGTGGCCATGTGCGTGCAGGTCTGTGGCCAGGGCTTGGAGCACACGAGACCAGCCTCCCAGCAGCAGGGCTGGGCTCTGCCAGATCCCCTCAGCACAGCTTCTGGCCTTGGACTTGGCTGAGATGGGCTTGCCCACCCTGTGCAGCCCACTACTGGGGGAGGGCCTGCCATTAGCACCCAGCCTGCACCCATAAGTGCATGCCCAGTGCACAGCCCTGAGCCCATCTCCATCCCTCAGGGTGAGGGCCAGGGCCACCTGAGCCGGAAGAAGACAGTTACCATCCCTTCGGGCACCATCCTTGCCTTCCGAGTGGCCCAGTTGGTTATTGGCTCTGACTGGGGTGAGCTGGGTCCAGGTGCCTCTTGGGTGCAGGCTCTGTGGCAGGGAGGCCTGGGGAGGGCCAGCAGCTGGCTGCACTGCCTGAGTCAGCCAGGGTGGCTGAGGGTCCTATGCTCTGGTGTGGGGGTGAATGAGCAGGGCCTGGACTGGGCAGGGGTATTCCCCGTGGGTGAGGAATAGGCCAGGACCCCAGGGGACTGGCCTCTCCCTGTCTACTCCCACTTGCCTCCCAGACATCCACCTCTTCCCAGATAAGAAGCGGAGGACCTTCCAGCCACCCCCCACAGGTGAGGCAGGGGAGGCCTCCTCCCTGTGTGCTCTGGGCACAGGTGGCCAGGTAGCCTCCTGAGGCAGGGACGCTCTCACGTACTCACCAGGGGTGGCACAGGGACAGGCTGACCCTCGGCTCCCTCCCTGCCTTGGGCAGCCAGTGCTAGGGGTGGGGACCAAGGCTGGGAGGGCCTAGGGAAGGCTTTAGCCCCTTCTGCTTGGTATCCACCCTGCACTGATCAGCCTTGCCTTCTCTCCCCCATCCACCTGCTCCATCAGGCCAAAAGGCTTCTGAGAGTGCAGACAGCGGGGGGCAGCACATCTTTGGCCTCTTGAAACGGTCCATCGGTGGCCACCTAAAGTTCCTGACAGGTCAGTGCCCTCTTGACCACCTCTGGGACCCTAGGGAGGCTCTTCCTTCTGCCCCCTGGGGTCTGCCCATGCTGCCCAAGGCTTTCCAGGGCCCTGTGGGACCCAGGCAACGCCAGCCCTCTGTCCCAATAGATGGGCCCTCTGAGGAGTGGGAGGTCACTGACAACTTCCAGGGCCTGAAGGCCGAAGTGGCAGCCAGGTCCGTGGAGCTGGAGCACATGGAGAGGGAGCTGAGTCGTAAGCTGTTGGGGGGCCTGGCAGGGGTGCTACAGAACAAGCCAGCCCTGCAAGCATTGGAGGAGTCGGTAAGTGGGGGAGAGCTGGGGGCAGACAGGGCCTGCCCCGCCAGCCCAGGCTCATCTGCCCCTCCTGCACCCACAGCTGGAGCAGGGCTTGTGCTGTGGGCAGCCAGAGCCCCTGGCTGGCCCGGAGAGTGCTGTCCTCGAGTGCTTGGTGTTCCCTTCTGGGGCATTGGTGGAGGAGCTTGCCACTCCCATCTTCTATCTGCTGGAGGCCCTGTCTGGTGAGCAGCCCCTgtgctggggcaggaggaagggggaCAGGTGTCCCTAGCTGTGCCTTCTGGAGCCCCTCTCACCCAAGGTCTCTCCTCAGTGCTGAGTGAAACCCAGCACATGCTGCTGGCCAAGGCGCTGGAGACAGGGGCCCTACCCAGGCATTGTGAGCTGGTAAGAAGATGTGGGGCTAGGGGCCAGGGTGGGCCTGGGGAGGGGGTGGTTGGGCCCATGCAGGATGACCAGGACCCCCCCTGACCACCTGCATCTTGGCCTGGCAGGTGGGCAGCCTCTTGGAGCAGGCCCCGTGGCAGAGGTGCAGCACTGTGTCCCTGCCACCCAGGCTACTGGGGAGCGACTGGCACGAGGGGGTACCCGCCTGGGTATTGCTGGAGGAGTGTGGCCTGGAACTGCAGGTAGATGCCCCCCATGTGTGCTGGGAGCCGCAGGCCCAGAGCCCCACCTGCGCACTCTACGCCTCCCTCGTGCTGCTGTCAAGGTTGAGCCAGGAGTCCTGCTAGAGTGTAGCCTGCATGCCAGAGCAGCTGTCCAGGCAGGGCAGTCTGGGCCCGCCCAGCCGGAAACCCAGGATTCCTGTTTGGCTGTGTGGCTTGCTGGCCGTGGCATTGGGAATTGGGgaaactcaataaatgtgaagTGTGGAGGAAAGACTAGGTGCTGGGTCTCTCAGGGTCCTGGATCCAGGTGGTGGGGATGGGGTGAGGACCATGCCTGTGCAGCCTCTGGAGGGGTCTGAGGCCCAAGGTAGGCATATCCCCTGTCGTCTAGCTCCTTCTGTGCTGTAAGGCTCAGGGAAAACTGACCAGTGCCTGGACTTGTCTGTTTGGACTGACCAGCATATGTCCCTGCCCACAGCCCACCCCCTAGTGATGGGCAGAGTGGATGAGGCGAGGCAGAATCCACCAAGATAGGCCTGGATCTGAGGCACTGAGAGGACACAGGACATACCACTGAAGGCCCACAGGGCAGGGTCTTGGAGAAGTGGTGACCTGGACTAAAGACATCAGCCTTTACTCAGAGGTAAGAGTATAACTGTTACAAGAGGCCTGCTGGCCCAGGCCATGCCCCTGGGAGTCCGGCACTCTCAGAGTCGTTGACTTCACAGTTCGTAGGGACCCAGGAGAGACATGCAGCATGACGGAGCAGAGAGCTTGGATAGCCCGCATCAGCGGGGATTGCAGTCTACCCACTGGCATCACCCAGCCTCCACCCCACCAGGGTACACCATCAACCCATGCCTTGCAGGACTTGCTAAAGAGAAGGGACAGTGGGTTTGGCTATGACTGGGACATTAAGCCTCCAGGAATATGTGAGATTCAAGTCCAATAATGAAATTAGTATTGAAACAGAAGgcagggcggcacttgtggctcaaggagtagggcgccggccccatatactggaggcggcgggttcaaacccagccttggccaaaacaaaacaaaacaaaacaaaaaaactggaaacagaaGACAGCGCATCCAGAATATCTTACATCCGAGTTACAGACACCTTGAGTCTGGCCACCCATACACAATGGAGTGAACAGCTCAATGCCTTTCAGTCTCATGGTCCTCCTTTGAAAACCAAGGACACATGGGATGGGCATGCCAGGTCCTGGAAGGCACTAAGGTGGGCACACAAGGGACTGCCCTTGGGGCCCAGAGACCTTCAAGGCCAGTCCATAAGACAGGTCTTGGCCAGCCACATCCAAGCCCTATTTGGACAGTCCAGTGCTCTCTTATGACACAGCCCATCAGAACATTTGGGTGTCAAAAGTGAGACTGACCTGGCTGTGTGGCCAGAGGCTGCCTGTGAGAGGGGAGTGCACGTGTCAGGGTACAGCCACTCATTCATGCTCCAGTCCCAGCCCCCAGTCAGAAGACTAACCTCTGGGCCCGCCTTCTGCAGTGGATCTGGTGGACCTGGGAATTGGAGCTGTGGCATCCCCGTGGAGGGTCCACTCCAAGAGGCTGCATGGATTTGACATAAACTTCATATACTCTGGCAGGGAGTCCAGTGTGGCTTCCAGCAGTTGCGTGGGTAGACACATACTCAAAATAGGCAGATGGgatggcgcttgtggctcaaaggagtagggcgctggccccacatgccggaggtggccagttcaaacccagccctggccaaaaactgcaaaaaaaaggctCAAAATAGGCAGGTGCATCATACAAGAGAAAGCCTGTGCTCCCAATGCCTGCTATAGAACAGGGCACAGGTGCATGGCCATGGGGAGCCACCTTCTCAGCATCTGAGTTAGTTCACCATGCTGTGGGACGCAGAGCACTTGTACCTGGTGGAGGCAGTGGGTCTCACAGGTTTGATCCAGGGTCTGGCTCTCAGGTGAGGGAGCCAGGTGAGCTGGGGGCCAGGCTGCTCACTGGGCTGCCACTGAGGGGATCCATGCTGGCTGCATCCCAAAAGCCACCCCAGGCTTGTGCTAGGCCACACTTTCTATGGGTGTTTCTGGCAGGGATGCCCACAATCTCCTttgctccctccctctttcctttacTGAGTGTCTGACAGACTCCTGGCCTCTCCAGGATTTCCTCATACAGGTAGTCTGTAGGTTAGGAATAAATAGGTTCTGTAGGCTTTTTTCTAAGTTGGATTTATACgtaagttgaaacaggtacatttacccatTATCTGTAATAGCCCCTGTTCATAAACGTGAGTCATACATCACctgatgtttgtaacttgggactGTATGTACATTTCTTGtatgtttaattctgttttggcATCTGCTTTGAAGGACCTGAGCAAATCCACCAAACTTTGCCCCTGGCTCCACAACCTGCCCTGAGGATGATCTACACAGAAACCCAACCCCAGTCCTGAGCTCCAACCCTGTCTATCCAGTGGTGTTGGAGCTGAGGAAAGCTTCTCTTTGTCTTAGGGCAAACCCAGCCTGAACCCAGGCACAACCTCCACCCTAAACCTGCCTGACCTTAAAAACCCTGCTGCAAGACTAACCCTCACCTCAGGCCACACCAGTCCTTACAACCTGttaccccagcccaggccagatctTGAGCCAGTCAGCTCATCCTAATCACATTCTCAGACAGATACCAACCTCTTCCATccatatgtgtttgtttttatttttttgaaacagagtctcggtCTGTctccaagctggagtgcagtggcatcatcatagctcactgcagactcgaactcctgggctctagcaatcccctgcctcggtctcccaagtagctgggactacaggcactgaccaCCACACTggctaatgttttaattttttgtagagatggggtcttactatgttgcccaggctggcctcaaactcctactctcaagtgatcctcccgccttggtctCCTAAAGCAATGGGACtgccagtgtgagccaccatggctgacCTTCATGTGGGAGCTAGGGAGACAGTAAGGGAAAGACCCCATGCCTGCCCCTGCTGGGCCCAGTCTGGGGAAGGCCCCAGGCCTTTATGAGGCTGTGCACACTCTGGTGTGTGTGAGGTGGCCTCTCTAAGGAGAAGACTGGGAAAGAGGCCTTGCAGAGTAATAACATTCCCAGGCAG encodes:
- the GSDMD gene encoding gasdermin-D isoform X2; the protein is MVSAFEGMVRSVVRELDRSGELIPVDSLQSSTGFRPYRLVSRKPSSSWFWRPRYKCVNLSIKNILEPDAPEPGLECSGPFLFYDAMDGKLQGKVELATPGQGKISGGAAVSGSSSASMDVCTLSVDPNTWETMHQERRLRQPEHKVLQQLRSRGDDVYVVTEVLQTQREVEVTRTHKQEGSGQFALSVAMCVQGEGQGHLSRKKTVTIPSGTILAFRVAQLVIGSDWDKKRRTFQPPPTGQKASESADSGGQHIFGLLKRSIGGHLKFLTDGPSEEWEVTDNFQGLKAEVAARSVELEHMERELSRKLLGGLAGVLQNKPALQALEESLEQGLCCGQPEPLAGPESAVLECLVFPSGALVEELATPIFYLLEALSVLSETQHMLLAKALETGALPRHCELVGSLLEQAPWQRCSTVSLPPRLLGSDWHEGVPAWVLLEECGLELQVDAPHVCWEPQAQSPTCALYASLVLLSRLSQESC
- the GSDMD gene encoding gasdermin-D isoform X1, with product MVSAFEGMVRSVVRELDRSGELIPVDSLQSSTGFRPYRLVSRKPSSSWFWRPRYKCVNLSIKNILEPDAPEPGLECSGPFLFYDAMDGKLQGKVELATPGQGKISGGAAVSGSSSASMDVCTLSVDPNTWETMHQERRLRQPEHKVLQQLRSRGDDVYVVTEVLQTQREVEVTRTHKQEGSGQFALSVAMCVQGEGQGHLSRKKTVTIPSGTILAFRVAQLVIGSDWDIHLFPDKKRRTFQPPPTGQKASESADSGGQHIFGLLKRSIGGHLKFLTDGPSEEWEVTDNFQGLKAEVAARSVELEHMERELSRKLLGGLAGVLQNKPALQALEESLEQGLCCGQPEPLAGPESAVLECLVFPSGALVEELATPIFYLLEALSVLSETQHMLLAKALETGALPRHCELVGSLLEQAPWQRCSTVSLPPRLLGSDWHEGVPAWVLLEECGLELQVDAPHVCWEPQAQSPTCALYASLVLLSRLSQESC